From one Pempheris klunzingeri isolate RE-2024b chromosome 9, fPemKlu1.hap1, whole genome shotgun sequence genomic stretch:
- the clcf1 gene encoding uncharacterized protein clcf1: protein MKRCSGVHQHQLFLLLAAAMATALDSSHNLASERSSIESTYELTKYLEYQLKEIKDVYLTYLGPPFNEKDFSPPRPNSTALSLPSAATRLELWHGLENQARLAQNQRAYSVLLAAVRELARSTLCPSLKTSLLHFCTGLDGLLGSISALMTTLGYTLPPPSADMGSNSGELQYPQRGAGGNRPAPLMSQSLYRSRAGTRTESGQRNNQRRSGTRVVRREREDGIDLVEKRRGKEGRRAEAAAAGGRSGGSREKGRGERGRRGRREEPESRTWTASEEVRVGEEEEEELEGEGGAERWGRRRRLLSINEDEQEEWQPELRIEVLYPGNDGSLLRPTIQTNNNNNNNQYSYNLNSLHSDTLRKEDGFIVERGRGLTAEEEKQTDTEATSSSSTFNHQRRPPRSLLSPTLQPPLSTLSLLYQFRAGEEHTLLTQPVPLSLQRGTSLLSPPLTPLLSSTSSSSSSLLSVRPMMNDFARKVEGFWILRELQSWLWRSAKDFNRLKKRLRG from the exons TCCATCAACACCAGCTCTTCCTGTTATTggctgctgccatggcaacggCCCTGGATTCATCACACAACCTGGCCAGTGAGAGGAGCTCGATTGAAAGCACATACGAGCTGACCAAATACCTGGAGTATCAACTCAAGGAAATCAAAGACGTATAT CTAACCTACCTAGGACCTCCATTCAATGAGAAAGACTTCTCCCCTCCTCGGCCCAACAGCACGGCTCTGTCCCTGCCCAGTGCCGCCACCCGCCTGGAGCTGTGGCACGGCCTGGAGAACCAGGCTCGGCTCGCCCAGAACCAGAGGGCCTACTCTGTTCTGCTGGCAGCCGTCAGGGAGTTGGCCCGCTCCACCCTCTGCCCCTCCCTCAAGACCTCCCTGCTGCACTTTTGCACTGGCCTGGATGGGCTGCTGGGCTCCATATCCGCACTCATGACCACCCTCGGTtacacacttcctcctccatctgcgGACATGGGAAGTAATTCTGGGGAGCTGCAGTATCCTCAGAGGGGGGCAGGGGGCAACCGACCAGCGCCACTGATGAGCCAGAGCCTTTACAGGTCCAGAGCTGGGACGAGGACAGAATCCGGTCAGCGTAACAACCAAAGAAGAAGTGGGACGAGGGTTGttagaagagagagggaggacggcATCGACCTGGTGgaaaaaaggagagggaaagaggggaggagagcgGAGGCGGCCGCAGCTGGAGGAAGGAGTGGCGGATCGAGggagaagggaagaggagaacgagggaggagagggaggagggaagagcCAGAGAGCAGGACATGGACTGCCAGCGAAGAAGTGAGAgtaggggaggaggaagaggaggaactggagggagagggaggcgcGGAGCGATGGGGCAGGAGGAGAAGGTTGTTGAGTATTAACGAGGATGAACAGGAGGAGTGGCAGCCTGAACTCAGGATAGAGGTGTTGTACCCAGGCAACGACGGCTCCCTTCTCCGACCGACCATccaaaccaacaacaacaacaacaacaatcagtaCAGCTACAATCTGAACTCGcttcactcagacacactcagaaAAGAAGACGGCTTTATtgtagagagaggaagaggattaacggcggaggaggagaagcaaacagacacagaagctacctcctcttcctccactttcAATCATCAGCGTCGGCCTCctcgctctctcctctcccccacccTCCAGCCTCCACTGTccaccctctccctcctctaCCAGTTCAGGGCAGGTGAGGAGCACACCCTCCTCACCCAGCCTGTCCCTCTGTCTTTACAAAGAGGCACCTCCCTCCTTTCACCTCCTCTGACACCActgctctcctccacctcctcatcctcctcttcgtTGCTGTCGGTGCGGCCGATGATGAACGACTTCGCCAGGAAGGTGGAGGGATTTTGGATATTGCGAGAGCTGCAGAGTTGGCTGTGGCGATCGGCGAAGGACTTTAACCGCCTCAAGAAGAGACTCCGAGGCTAA